A section of the Candidatus Baltobacteraceae bacterium genome encodes:
- a CDS encoding zinc-ribbon domain containing protein, with product MYQDETLTCVDCSRSFTFTSGEQEFFAQKGFTNKPNRCTDCRAARKAGRSGGGGGGGGNREMFKATCSQCGGVAEVPFQPRGDKPVYCRDCFSARPSYR from the coding sequence ATGTATCAAGACGAAACGTTGACCTGCGTAGATTGCAGTCGTTCATTCACCTTTACCTCCGGCGAGCAGGAGTTCTTCGCGCAGAAGGGCTTCACGAATAAGCCGAATCGCTGCACCGATTGTCGCGCCGCCCGCAAGGCCGGCCGTTCAGGCGGCGGCGGCGGTGGCGGCGGAAACCGCGAGATGTTCAAGGCCACTTGCAGCCAATGCGGGGGAGTCGCGGAAGTTCCGTTCCAGCCGCGCGGCGACAAGCCGGTGTATTGCCGCGACTGCTTCAGCGCACGCCCGTCGTATCGCTAA